A genomic stretch from Marinimicrobium sp. C6131 includes:
- a CDS encoding mannitol dehydrogenase family protein, whose protein sequence is MKRLNNETLGQVPASVLTPDYDRSALKAGIVHLGIGAFHRAHQAFYTEAVLNQLGGDWGIIGCSLRSASVREQLAPQDGLYTLVERSSDSEKLQIIGAVKAVMVGPEDPKELVSVMADPAIRIVSMTVTEKGYCHDPATGNLNLNNPDIQHDLKNLDKPRSAIGYLVSALKARMEAGVPSFTALSCDNLPNNGQVLEKALHQFAEQVSPQLAQWIRSNTTFPCTMIDRIVPATTDEDRQHVEALLGLRDEGTVFTEPFTQWVIEDNFANGRPAWEKVGAQLVDDVEIFEKIKLRLLNGAHSTLAYSGYLAGFDYVSEVMAEPAFVKMVETYHAREAGETVSAPDGFDIEFYKGQLRDRFRNKSLKHRTWQIAMDGSQKLPQRLLHTLRDQLQGAGHIDIITLGVAAWIRYVSGVDEKGEPIDVSDPLADTLRAACDSAKGDPAAMVRAVVSIKEVFGSDLINEPAFVASTTRWLTSFYDKGVLATVREHFG, encoded by the coding sequence ATGAAACGTTTAAACAATGAAACTTTGGGGCAGGTGCCCGCTTCCGTTCTTACTCCCGACTATGACCGGTCGGCCCTGAAAGCGGGTATTGTCCATCTGGGTATCGGTGCTTTCCATCGGGCTCATCAGGCGTTCTACACCGAAGCGGTACTGAATCAGCTTGGTGGGGACTGGGGTATCATCGGGTGCAGTCTGCGCTCTGCTTCCGTACGTGAGCAGCTCGCTCCCCAGGACGGTTTGTATACCCTGGTTGAACGCTCCAGCGACAGTGAAAAACTGCAGATCATCGGTGCTGTGAAAGCCGTCATGGTTGGTCCGGAGGACCCAAAGGAGCTGGTTTCGGTGATGGCAGATCCGGCCATCAGAATTGTGTCGATGACAGTGACGGAGAAAGGTTACTGTCACGACCCCGCTACCGGGAATCTCAACCTGAACAATCCGGATATTCAGCACGACCTCAAGAATCTGGACAAGCCGCGGTCCGCTATCGGTTATCTGGTCTCGGCGCTCAAAGCCCGAATGGAAGCCGGGGTTCCCAGCTTTACCGCGCTAAGCTGCGACAACCTGCCCAACAATGGTCAGGTGCTAGAAAAGGCGCTGCATCAGTTCGCTGAACAGGTGTCACCACAGCTGGCGCAGTGGATCCGTAGCAATACCACTTTCCCGTGCACGATGATCGACCGGATTGTACCGGCGACGACCGATGAAGACCGCCAGCACGTAGAGGCGCTTCTGGGGTTGCGCGATGAGGGCACCGTGTTTACCGAGCCGTTCACCCAGTGGGTCATTGAGGACAACTTTGCCAACGGCCGGCCCGCCTGGGAGAAGGTAGGCGCGCAACTGGTCGATGACGTGGAGATCTTCGAGAAGATCAAGCTGCGACTGCTTAATGGTGCCCATTCGACTCTGGCGTATTCCGGTTATCTTGCCGGTTTTGATTATGTCAGTGAAGTGATGGCCGAGCCCGCGTTCGTGAAGATGGTGGAGACCTATCATGCCCGGGAGGCCGGTGAAACAGTCAGTGCGCCGGACGGGTTTGACATTGAGTTCTATAAGGGTCAACTCCGCGATCGGTTTCGTAACAAGTCGCTAAAGCACCGTACCTGGCAGATCGCCATGGACGGTTCCCAGAAGTTGCCCCAGCGTTTGTTGCATACCTTGCGTGATCAACTTCAGGGGGCGGGACATATCGATATCATTACGCTGGGTGTGGCGGCGTGGATTCGCTACGTCTCCGGCGTCGATGAGAAAGGCGAGCCGATAGACGTTTCCGACCCGCTGGCGGATACGCTCCGTGCCGCCTGCGATTCGGCGAAGGGTGACCCGGCCGCCATGGTCAGAGCGGTGGTGTCCATCAAAGAAGTGTTTGGCTCGGATCTCATCAATGAGCCAGCCTTTGTGGCGTCCACGACGCGCTGGCTTACGTCCTTCTACGATAAAGGCGTACTGGCGACAGTGCGTGAGCATTTTGGCTAG
- a CDS encoding TRAP transporter small permease yields MNRVMRMIDRALAWVLMVLMAVMVIDVTWQVVTRFVLSEPSSVTEELARFLLIWIGLLGAAYAFRVRAHLGLDIITSSLPREAQVKTEILINVLCFAFAASVMVVGGFKLMMLTLDLNQISPALQIPMGYIYSVVPISGILICLFAIDHIRLREIPGANEDLPID; encoded by the coding sequence ATGAACAGAGTAATGAGAATGATTGATCGCGCCCTCGCCTGGGTGTTGATGGTACTGATGGCGGTGATGGTGATTGACGTCACCTGGCAGGTGGTCACCCGCTTTGTTCTGTCCGAGCCCAGCTCCGTGACTGAGGAGCTGGCTCGCTTTCTGTTGATCTGGATCGGGCTTTTGGGGGCCGCTTACGCTTTTCGCGTACGCGCGCATCTGGGGCTGGATATCATCACTTCCAGCCTGCCTCGCGAGGCTCAGGTAAAAACCGAAATATTGATCAACGTGCTGTGTTTTGCATTCGCCGCGAGCGTGATGGTGGTCGGCGGTTTCAAGCTGATGATGCTGACTCTGGATCTGAATCAGATTTCGCCAGCCCTGCAGATTCCGATGGGGTATATCTACAGCGTTGTCCCCATCAGTGGAATACTGATCTGTCTGTTCGCCATTGATCACATTCGATTGCGCGAAATTCCGGGTGCCAATGAAGACCTGCCCATCGATTAA
- a CDS encoding sugar kinase: protein MARIAAIGEVMVELSPYPTAQEETREIMALSYAGDTYNTSVYMSRLGLETHYVTRLGDDPYSEQIIQRMHDENVGTDMIERVAGRSPGLYIIRNTPDGEREFFYWRREAPARELFSDPNESVRLYQQLQGFDAVYLSGITLAIMTDTARQSLFDALAKLRGKGAKVIFDSNYRPRLWNAAKDAQNAMLAMLKHTDIALLTLDDEQLLWGDDSIEGCKKRYTALSELVLKRGADDTVLIVDGEEQRVPVPKVDNVIDTTGAGDTFNAGYLAARLGGASAEEAAANGTRCARVVIQHRGGVIEKTLFEAGING from the coding sequence ATGGCACGTATAGCAGCAATTGGCGAAGTTATGGTGGAGCTATCGCCCTATCCTACCGCGCAGGAGGAGACCCGTGAAATCATGGCCCTCTCTTACGCCGGAGATACGTATAACACCTCCGTCTACATGTCCCGTCTGGGGCTGGAGACCCACTACGTCACCCGCCTGGGGGATGATCCCTACAGCGAGCAGATCATCCAGCGAATGCATGACGAAAATGTCGGCACCGACATGATTGAGCGGGTTGCCGGTCGCTCACCCGGCCTGTACATCATTCGCAATACGCCCGACGGTGAGCGTGAATTCTTCTACTGGCGCCGCGAAGCACCGGCCCGCGAACTGTTTTCCGACCCCAACGAGAGCGTGCGGCTGTACCAGCAACTTCAGGGTTTCGATGCCGTATATCTGAGCGGCATTACGCTGGCGATCATGACCGATACCGCGCGGCAAAGCCTGTTTGATGCGCTCGCCAAACTTCGTGGCAAAGGAGCCAAGGTCATCTTCGACAGCAACTATCGCCCACGCCTGTGGAACGCGGCCAAAGACGCCCAGAATGCCATGTTGGCCATGCTCAAGCACACCGACATCGCCCTGCTGACACTGGATGATGAGCAGCTTCTGTGGGGCGATGACTCCATTGAAGGCTGCAAGAAACGCTACACAGCACTGTCCGAGTTGGTGTTGAAACGGGGTGCTGACGACACCGTACTGATTGTCGATGGCGAAGAGCAGCGAGTCCCGGTTCCCAAGGTCGACAATGTGATCGACACGACCGGCGCGGGAGACACTTTCAACGCCGGCTATCTGGCCGCGCGACTGGGCGGCGCCTCGGCGGAGGAAGCCGCGGCCAACGGCACCCGCTGTGCGCGGGTCGTCATTCAGCACCGCGGCGGTGTGATCGAGAAAACCCTGTTTGAAGCTGGTATCAACGGCTGA
- a CDS encoding TRAP transporter large permease encodes MELSIVVLVLSFAVLLFLNVPIAISIGISTLLTMLFTIDFTPAVMTLAQRMAGGINSFALLAIPFFILSGILMGQGGIAHRLIEFAKVFFGMLPGGLAFVNVISCTLFGAISGSAVAATSAVGGFMVPAMTKEGYDRGFSGAVTVTASTTGLLIPPSNVLIVYSLASGGVSIAALFIAGYIPGLLLMAGLMAVCGIWAKMKGYPVGERIPFRDAVRKTVDAIPSLLLIIIVIGGIVAGFFTATEASVIAVLYALALSVFIYREVKINQLPSILVKSVETTAIVMLLIGTSTAMSWVMSYENIPQTISDALIALSDNPYVILLTINLILLIVGIFMDMTPAVLIFTPIFLPVVTELGMSPLHFGIMIVLNLCIGLCTPPVGSVLFVGCGIAKTTIAKMFKPLLPLYAAMFIVLMLVTYVPAFSEALPRLFGLYE; translated from the coding sequence ATGGAACTGTCAATTGTCGTGTTGGTGCTCAGCTTCGCTGTGTTGCTGTTTCTCAACGTCCCCATCGCGATCAGTATCGGCATATCAACCCTGCTGACGATGCTGTTCACCATTGATTTCACGCCCGCCGTCATGACGTTGGCGCAGCGAATGGCGGGAGGTATCAACAGCTTTGCCCTGTTAGCCATTCCCTTCTTTATCCTGTCGGGTATTCTGATGGGGCAGGGAGGCATTGCGCACCGCCTGATTGAGTTTGCCAAGGTGTTTTTCGGGATGCTGCCTGGCGGCCTGGCCTTTGTGAATGTGATCAGCTGTACGCTGTTTGGTGCCATTTCCGGCTCCGCTGTGGCGGCCACGTCGGCTGTGGGTGGTTTCATGGTCCCGGCCATGACCAAAGAGGGCTACGACCGGGGCTTTAGCGGTGCGGTGACGGTGACCGCTTCCACAACCGGTCTTCTGATTCCTCCGAGCAACGTGTTGATCGTTTACTCGCTCGCCAGTGGCGGTGTTTCCATTGCCGCCCTGTTTATTGCCGGTTATATTCCGGGCCTGCTGTTGATGGCCGGCTTGATGGCGGTGTGTGGTATCTGGGCCAAGATGAAAGGGTACCCGGTGGGCGAGCGTATTCCGTTTCGTGATGCGGTACGTAAAACTGTTGATGCGATACCGAGTCTCTTGCTGATCATTATCGTCATCGGCGGTATTGTGGCGGGCTTCTTCACCGCCACCGAGGCCAGCGTGATCGCGGTGCTCTACGCTCTGGCATTATCGGTGTTCATATACCGGGAGGTGAAGATCAACCAGCTTCCGTCCATTCTGGTCAAATCGGTGGAAACCACGGCCATCGTGATGTTATTGATCGGTACATCAACCGCCATGTCCTGGGTGATGTCCTATGAAAATATCCCGCAGACCATCAGCGATGCCCTGATTGCGCTGAGTGACAACCCTTATGTCATTCTACTGACCATCAATCTCATTCTGTTGATTGTCGGCATTTTCATGGACATGACACCGGCGGTCCTGATCTTCACGCCCATCTTCCTCCCGGTAGTCACCGAGCTGGGCATGTCGCCGCTGCACTTCGGTATCATGATTGTCCTGAACCTGTGTATCGGGTTGTGTACCCCGCCGGTGGGGAGTGTGCTCTTTGTGGGCTGCGGTATTGCCAAAACAACCATCGCCAAGATGTTCAAACCGCTGTTGCCCCTGTATGCCGCAATGTTTATTGTCCTGATGCTGGTGACCTATGTGCCGGCGTTCAGTGAAGCCCTGCCGCGCTTGTTCGGGCTGTACGAATAA
- a CDS encoding pectinesterase family protein: protein MRFVSCAFALLVVVLVGGCGDARRDLHAVVDPQQRAFDDLPVYETVQAALDAAPDSREAPHRILIRAGEYREKLRIDKPYIHLLGEGMEQTRIHYDDFAGRSDGEGGNLGTFRSYTVSVTSTDVQFHSLSIENRFDFVANDALPKDHPDRVNGTQAVALHLDKGSDRVLARDVQLLGHQDTLYMNGERAWFDKSRIAGNVDFIFGAGNALFTDSDIVTRARGRQHETHGYVTAPSTDIHSEFGFTFLNSRLIREAGVPDNSTALGRPWHPTTTFDDGRYADPDAIGKAVFIGCHMEAHIKESGWDKMGGTAPDGGKMWFYPEDSRFFEYGSEGPGAQQHEQRRHLSEAEVKRYRIDTIFGDWAPEE from the coding sequence ATGAGATTCGTTTCCTGCGCCTTTGCGTTGCTGGTCGTGGTGTTGGTTGGTGGTTGTGGCGACGCTCGTCGTGATCTACACGCTGTAGTGGACCCGCAACAGCGCGCGTTCGATGATCTTCCGGTGTATGAGACCGTACAGGCGGCGCTGGATGCCGCCCCGGACTCGAGGGAGGCGCCCCATCGTATTCTGATTCGTGCGGGCGAGTACCGGGAAAAGCTTCGAATCGACAAACCGTATATTCACCTTCTGGGTGAGGGCATGGAACAGACCCGGATTCACTACGATGATTTCGCTGGCCGGAGTGACGGAGAGGGGGGAAACCTCGGCACTTTTCGCAGCTATACGGTCAGCGTGACCAGCACCGATGTCCAGTTTCATTCTTTGAGTATCGAGAATCGCTTCGACTTCGTCGCCAACGATGCCTTGCCCAAGGACCACCCGGACCGGGTAAACGGCACTCAGGCGGTTGCGTTGCACCTGGACAAGGGCAGTGACCGAGTGCTGGCACGGGACGTTCAACTGCTCGGTCATCAGGACACACTGTATATGAATGGCGAGCGCGCCTGGTTCGACAAGTCGCGGATCGCCGGTAACGTGGATTTTATCTTTGGTGCGGGAAATGCGTTGTTTACCGATTCGGATATTGTGACGAGGGCCCGCGGCAGACAACATGAGACTCACGGTTATGTGACGGCGCCCTCCACCGACATCCACTCCGAGTTTGGCTTCACCTTCCTCAACTCCCGTCTGATCCGGGAAGCGGGAGTGCCGGATAACTCCACGGCCCTGGGGCGCCCATGGCACCCCACGACCACTTTTGATGACGGTCGTTATGCAGACCCGGACGCGATTGGTAAGGCGGTATTCATAGGCTGCCATATGGAGGCACACATCAAGGAGTCCGGATGGGACAAAATGGGCGGTACGGCTCCGGATGGCGGCAAGATGTGGTTTTACCCGGAAGACTCCCGCTTCTTTGAATACGGCAGCGAAGGCCCCGGCGCGCAACAGCATGAACAGCGGCGTCATCTATCCGAGGCGGAGGTCAAGCGCTACCGGATTGATACGATTTTTGGGGACTGGGCTCCGGAGGAGTAA
- a CDS encoding VOC family protein has translation MKIEHFAYNVADPEAVAEWYTGNLGMTVARKMDGGPRTHFLKDSGGQVMIEIYNNPPGEVPPYADMNPLILHLAFVCDNPEAKRVELEKVGATFVEEVKPQDGSHLVMMRDPFGFSIQLCKRGVPML, from the coding sequence ATGAAGATTGAGCACTTTGCTTACAATGTGGCTGACCCGGAAGCGGTGGCGGAATGGTATACCGGGAATCTGGGGATGACCGTTGCCCGGAAAATGGACGGCGGGCCCCGGACTCATTTTCTGAAGGACTCCGGTGGCCAGGTCATGATTGAGATCTACAACAATCCGCCGGGCGAAGTGCCACCCTATGCGGATATGAACCCGCTGATTCTGCACCTGGCGTTTGTGTGTGACAATCCGGAAGCGAAGCGGGTGGAACTTGAAAAAGTGGGCGCGACGTTCGTCGAGGAAGTGAAACCTCAGGACGGCTCACATCTGGTGATGATGCGTGACCCGTTCGGGTTCAGCATCCAGTTGTGCAAACGCGGCGTGCCGATGCTGTAA